In the genome of Pseudomonas sp. B33.4, the window GAATCCGCGCTTCGTTCATCGCCTGCAGCATCAATCGGGAAACCTGGTTGACCTGACTGGCCTGCTCGATGAACTGCGCCCCGTCCTTGCCCTCGGTGTCCTTCAAGGTATAGGCGCCATCATCGGCTAGCCCTGCCTGCAACACATCAAGGTTGTTGGCCACACTGGACACCGACCAACTGGCCATTTCCAGCGCGAGGTCCTTGGCCTGAGTCAACGACACAAACTCGTCGAACGCCTTGCGATAAGCGCCAAGCGACAGCTGCACATCATTCATGACCGGCACATTGGCCACCGACTGCGCCTTGAGCTGATCAGCCAGAGCAACCAGTTCGTCGACGCCCTTACGCAGGGCATCGGCCGTCTTCGGATTGCCCCGCAAGGCATATTCCTGCTCGAGCAGGCGCACTTTGAGCAAGCCACTGTTGAGCGAGGACATCTGTTTCAGCCCGTCGAAGCGCTGACTGATGGTTTGCAGGGACCAGACGCCAATGGCCGCCACCAGCGCGGTCAAAAGCAAAACCAGCACAAACCCGATACCCAGTTTTTTTGCCATACCGAGGTTGGCAAAACGTCCTTGCATGGCCGAAATCATTGCGCGTAGTCCCCTGCCATTGTCAGTAGAGCGAAGAGTCGCAACGGCCATCCACCCGCACAAGTCTCTGGCGTCGGAATAATGGCAAAAAGCTACGCCCGCGTCGTTTTCAGAACACTTGAGGTCGATCCGCACCGGTGTTACGGAAAAACTGCCGGGCGCGCGGATCGCAGGCGTACGCGACATTGATACGCAACCAGTCGCCCGCCTCGCCACTTGGACTGAACGCATCCGGCGCTGACAGCAACACGCCGCAGCGTTGCGCCTGCCGAAGTATTCGAGAGTGATCGGTCACGCGCGAACGTGCCCAGATGAACAGCCCGCCTGCAGGTTTGCCGAAAACCTCCCAATCGGCATCCTCCAGCGCCTGCAATGCGGCAGCCCGGTCGGCATTCAGACGTTGACGCTGGCGCTGAACCAGTTTTCGGTAAGCGCCACAGCCCATCAGGCTGGCCAGCACGGCCTCGGAAAACCTCGACGCGCCGAGGCCGCTGATCATCTTGACCTGCGCCAGCCGCCTGACAGTTTCGCTGTCGGCGAAGACGAACCCGACCCGCAACGAACTGCTCAGGGTCTTGGAAAAACTGCCCACATAGATGACTCGCCCCTCATCATCCAGCGCCGCCAGTCGTGTACCGTTACCGGTGTGCAAGTCCGCGTAGACATCGTCTTCGATCAGACGCACATCGTAGGCTTTGCTCAGTTGCAGGATGCGTTGCGCCACACTTGGCGACAGGCAACTGCCGGTGGGGTTGTGATGATGACTGTTGATGAACACCGCACTTGGCCGAAACTGTCGCAACAAACACTCCAGTGCTTCGATGTCCGGCCCGGTCGGGGTGCGGCGCACCTCAAGCATGCGCACGCCATGCAGACGCAGCAGGTCGAACAGCGGCGCATACCCGGGGGTTTCGACCACCACGCAGTCACCGGCCTTGAACAAAGTGCGCACGATCAGATCCAGCGCATGGCTGGCACCGCAGGTACTCAACAACTGCGAACTGCGGGCCTCGATACTGAGCAGCCTGAGGCGTTTGACGATCTGCTCGCGCAGTGCTGGAAGCCCCAAGGGCGTGCTGTAGTTGAACAGGCTGGCCATGTCGGTGCGAGCCACTTCGCGCAGCGCATAGCTGAGGTCGTCAGGCTCGCGCCAGCTTTGCGGAAGACCACCGCCCCCCAGTTTCAAGCCATCTGGGGCTTCGCAGACTGCATCGCACCAGGCATAACGGCCCTCAAAGGGCGCCAGTTCATCTTCTGCCCCCAGCATCGCTGGCGCGGCAGCGACAATGAACCCGGTGCCTTGGCATGAGCTCAAAACACCCTGCGATACCAGCCGTTCACACGCCTCGACCACACACGACTGGCTGAGCAGATTGCCTCGGGCAATTTGCCGAACCGAAGGCAAACGAGTAGCCGGCGGCACACCACTTTGCAGGATCCACTCCGTCAGTCCGTCAACAATCTGCTGCACGACCGGCACCATTGCCTGTCGATCAATTCTCAATTCCATGAGCAAGCAAACTCCTGTCCGTTTTGCTGGCGGCAGTAAATCACAGCCGCGCCGGACAGGCTGTGCGACAACGCCGCCAAAAGCGACCGTTCTAACCGTTTGATACACATTGTTTAAGGGACTTCACGGAACTGACCGTGATTCACAAAAAAGCCCGCAAGGCATGCGGGCTGTTTTTCCGGAGTTCTGATCAGAATGCGGTGACACCACCATCCACGGCCAGCGAGTGGCCGGTGGTGAATGCCGCACCGTCGCTGCACAGGTACAGCACGGCGCTGGCGATTTCTTCGACTTTGCCGATACGGCCGACCGGGTGCATGGCGTTGGCGAACTCGCCCTTCTTCGGATCGGCCTCATAGGCACGACGGAACATGTCGGTATCGATCACCGCCGGACACACCGCGTTGACGCGGATTTTTTTCTTCGCGTATTCGATGGCTGCCGATTTGGTCAAACCGATCACCGCGTGCTTCGACGCCGCGTAAATGCTCATCTTCGGCGCTGCGCCAAGCCCTGCTACCGAAGCGGTATTGACGATCGCCCCACCGCCCTGCGCCAGCAACAGCGGCAGTTGATACTTCATGCACAGCCAGACGCCTTTGACGTTGACTCCCATGATCGCGTCGAACTCGTCCATCGAGCCCTCAGCCAGTTTGCCCTTCTCGATTTCGATGCCGGCATTGTTGAAGGCGTAGTCGAGACGGCCGTAGGTGTTGATGACCTCGTCCATCAGATTCTTCACTTCGCTTTCGACGGTAACGTTGCAGCGCACGAAAGTCGCTTCGCCGCCGGCTGTACGAATCAGCGCCACCGTGCCCTCGCCCCCTGCTGCGTCCAGGTCGGCGACCACCACTTTCAGGCCTTCGGCGGCGAACGCCTGCGCGGTCGCACGGCCAATACCGTTGGCCGCGCCAGTGACTACGGCAACTTCACCGGAAAACGTCATGCTCATTGTTGTGTCCTCGGAGGGATAGATGCAGGGGATTTGCAGCATAGCCATTGAGGTATGAGGAGCGTCAGCACTATCCAATGGCTGTTTATGTACCCATGCGTCGCAGTGATAAAACCATCCCGGTGATCATCACTGCACTGGATCGGCGTGCATTCGCCGCATCAGCCAACCTTGCGCCAATGCCGGCGAAGGTCTATCAACAAGGCTTCATTCCGTTCGAGTGCCTGCCATGACCAACCAGACCAATCGCCAGTTCCTGCTCGCCAAACGCCCGGTGGGAGCGGCCAACCGCGAGACTTTCACCTATCAGGAAGTACCGTTGGGCGAACCGGCAGCGAACCAGATTATGGTCAAGAACGAATACCTGTCCCTCGACCCGGCCATGCGTGGCTGGATGAACGAAGGCAAATCCTACATCCCGCCAGTCGGTATCGGCGAAGTCATGCGCGCGCTGGGCGTCGGCAAAGTCATCGCCTCGAACAACCCAGGGTTTGCCGTCGGCGACTACGTCAACGGTGCTATCGGCGTGCAGGATTACTTTCTCGGCGAGCCAAGAGGGTTCTACAAAGTCGATCCGAAACTGGCACCGCTGCCGGTGTACCTGTCAGCGCTGGGCATGACCGGCATGACCGCCTACTTCGCCCTGCTGGATGTCGGCGCCCCCAAGGCTGGCGACACCGTGGTGTTGTCCGGTGCAGCGGGCGCGGTGGGCAGCATTGCCGGGCAGATCGCCAAGATCAAAGGTTGCCGCGTGGTTGGCATTGCCGGCGGTGCCGACAAGTGCAAATTCCTCATTGACGAGTTGGGCTTTGATGGCGCCATCGATTACAAAAACGAAGACGTGATCGCGGGTCTCAAACGTGAATGCCCGAAAGGCGTCGACGTGTATTTCGATAACGTTGGCGGTGACATTCTCGATGCGGTACTGAGCCGTTTGAATCTGAAAGCACGCGTTGTCATTTGCGGCGCGATCAGTCAGTACAACAATAAAGAGGCGGTCAAAGGGCCGGCCAACTATCTGTCGCTGCTGGTTAACCGTGCGCGGATGGAAGGTTTTGTGGTGATGGATTACGCGGCGCAATACGCCAGCGCGGCGCAGGAAATGGCCGGATGGATGACCAAGGGGCAGCTCAAGAGCAAGGAAGATATCGTAGAAGGTCTGGAGACGTTCCCGGAGACGCTGATGAAATTGTTCAGCGGCGAGAACTTTGGCAAGTTGGTGCTGAAAATCTAAAACCAGCTCAAATCAAATGTAGGAGTGAGCCTGCTCGCGATACCGGTGTGTCAGTCAACATTAATGTTGTTTGACACACCGCTATCGCGAGCAGGCTCACTCCTACAGGGTTTTGCAGTGTTTGCTTAAGCGATTTCGGCGACAACCGAAGCCAGCGCCTGTGCCGGATCAGCCGCCTGGCTGATCGGACGGCCGATCACCAGATAATCGGACCCGGCATCCAGCGCCTGACGCGGGGTCAGAATGCGGCGCTGATCGTCCTGTGCGCTGCCCGCCGGACGAATGCCCGGGGTCACCAGCTGCAGCGACGGATGTGCGGTTTTCAGCGCCGTGGCCTCCAGCGCCGAGCACACCAGACCGTCCATGCCGGCCTTCTCGGCCAGTGCCGCCAGACGCAGCACTTGTTCCTGCGGTTCGATATCCAGGCCGATACCGGCGAGGTCTTCGCGCTCCATGCTGGTCAGCACGGTCACGCCGATCAGCAGCGGTTGCGGGCCACTGCGCTTGTCCAGCTCTTCACGGCAGGCAGCCATCATGCGCATACCGCCGGAGCAATGCACGTTGACCATCCACACACCCATCTCGGCAGCAGCTTTCACTGCCATCGCGGTGGTGTTGGGAATGTCATGGAATTTCAGATCGAGGAATACTTCAAAACCCTTGTCACGCAGGGTGCCGACAATTTCTGCGGCGCAACTGGTGAACAGTTCCTTGCCCACTTTGACCCGGCACAGTTTCGGGTCCAACTGGTCGGCCAGCTTCAGTGCGGCGTCACGGGTGGGGAAATCCAGGGCGACGATGATAGGAGTCTGGCAGGCGGACATGAATGGGCTCTCAGGCAGGTCGAAATCGGCGCGCATTGTAGCGGAACCGGCGGCGGCGCGGCACCCGATGATCGGTAAATCGTCGCCTCAACCGTGATCAGCATAGCGCTCGCTGCTATTGTGTCGACTCCGATACACAGCCGACACGCCAGCAACAAGCACCCACGCTAGCCTCGCCAGCCGCAACACGTCCTTACATCAGCACTTCCCGCCTCACGGCCGGACGCCTATGCTGAAACCACCACCTCGCAGCCCATCTTTTGTGGTTGGCGGCCTACCGGCAGATGAACAGCCTCATGCACAACACCCAAATGACCGCGACTGATGAGCCTAAAGACGACAAGCGCTGGAGCATTCGTGCGCTGATCGTCGATGACGACGTGCCGATCCGCGAGCTGATGATCGATTACCTCGCGCGTTTCAACATCCACGCCAGCGGCGTCACCGACGGTGCAGCCATGCGCCAGGCGATGCAGGCCGAGCATTTCGACGTTGTCGTGCTGGACCTGATGCTGCCCGGCGAAGACGGCTTGTCGCTGTGCCGCTGGCTGCGCGCCGAATCGGATATCCCGATCCTGATGCTGACGGCTCGCTGCGAACCGACCGACCGCATCATCGGCCTCGAACTGGGCGCCGATGACTATATGGCCAAGCCGTTTGAACCGCGTGAACTGGTTGCACGCATCCAGACCATCCTGCGTCGGGTGCGCGATGACCGCACCGAACAACGCGCCAACATCCGTTTCGACAATTGGCGCTTGAACAGTGTCCTGCGCCAATTGATTGCCGACGACGGCCTGGTGGTGCCGCTATCCAACGCCGAATTCCGCCTGCTCTGGGTTTTCATCGAAAGGCCGCGCCGGGTGCTCAGCCGCGAGCAATTGCTCGACGCGGCCCGTGGCCGCTCGATCGAAGCCTTCGACCGCAGCATCGATTTGCTGGTGTCGCGTCTGCGGCAGAAACTCGGCGACGACCCGAAAGCCCCGCAGTTGATCAAAACCGTGCGCGGTGAGGGTTACCTGTTCGACGCGCGAGACATCGGCTGATGCGGGCGCGCTTCGACACGCTGTTCGGCCGCCTGTTTGGCGTGCTGTTCGTGGCGATCGTCCTCGCGCACCTGCTGGCCTTCACCTGGTTCCGTCTCTACGGCCCGCCCCCGCCACCACCGCCTCCGGAATTTTCCCAAGGTGCCGAGGGACAACAGCCACCTCACGACCCACGTTACCCGCCACGGCCCCCGCGTCCATGGTTCGGTGGCCCGGTGGTGCCGCTGACCTTTCAGTTCATCACGTTGATGATCGCGGCATGGTACGGCGCCAAACTGCTCAGTCGTCCGATCCAGCGCCTCAGCGATGCTGCCGAGCGCCTCAGCGAAGACCTCGACAGCCCGCCACTTGATGAGTCCGGCCCGCGAGAAGCACGGCAAGCGGCGCACAC includes:
- a CDS encoding PLP-dependent aminotransferase family protein; its protein translation is MELRIDRQAMVPVVQQIVDGLTEWILQSGVPPATRLPSVRQIARGNLLSQSCVVEACERLVSQGVLSSCQGTGFIVAAAPAMLGAEDELAPFEGRYAWCDAVCEAPDGLKLGGGGLPQSWREPDDLSYALREVARTDMASLFNYSTPLGLPALREQIVKRLRLLSIEARSSQLLSTCGASHALDLIVRTLFKAGDCVVVETPGYAPLFDLLRLHGVRMLEVRRTPTGPDIEALECLLRQFRPSAVFINSHHHNPTGSCLSPSVAQRILQLSKAYDVRLIEDDVYADLHTGNGTRLAALDDEGRVIYVGSFSKTLSSSLRVGFVFADSETVRRLAQVKMISGLGASRFSEAVLASLMGCGAYRKLVQRQRQRLNADRAAALQALEDADWEVFGKPAGGLFIWARSRVTDHSRILRQAQRCGVLLSAPDAFSPSGEAGDWLRINVAYACDPRARQFFRNTGADRPQVF
- a CDS encoding SDR family oxidoreductase: MSMTFSGEVAVVTGAANGIGRATAQAFAAEGLKVVVADLDAAGGEGTVALIRTAGGEATFVRCNVTVESEVKNLMDEVINTYGRLDYAFNNAGIEIEKGKLAEGSMDEFDAIMGVNVKGVWLCMKYQLPLLLAQGGGAIVNTASVAGLGAAPKMSIYAASKHAVIGLTKSAAIEYAKKKIRVNAVCPAVIDTDMFRRAYEADPKKGEFANAMHPVGRIGKVEEIASAVLYLCSDGAAFTTGHSLAVDGGVTAF
- a CDS encoding NADP-dependent oxidoreductase, yielding MTNQTNRQFLLAKRPVGAANRETFTYQEVPLGEPAANQIMVKNEYLSLDPAMRGWMNEGKSYIPPVGIGEVMRALGVGKVIASNNPGFAVGDYVNGAIGVQDYFLGEPRGFYKVDPKLAPLPVYLSALGMTGMTAYFALLDVGAPKAGDTVVLSGAAGAVGSIAGQIAKIKGCRVVGIAGGADKCKFLIDELGFDGAIDYKNEDVIAGLKRECPKGVDVYFDNVGGDILDAVLSRLNLKARVVICGAISQYNNKEAVKGPANYLSLLVNRARMEGFVVMDYAAQYASAAQEMAGWMTKGQLKSKEDIVEGLETFPETLMKLFSGENFGKLVLKI
- the pyrF gene encoding orotidine-5'-phosphate decarboxylase, with amino-acid sequence MSACQTPIIVALDFPTRDAALKLADQLDPKLCRVKVGKELFTSCAAEIVGTLRDKGFEVFLDLKFHDIPNTTAMAVKAAAEMGVWMVNVHCSGGMRMMAACREELDKRSGPQPLLIGVTVLTSMEREDLAGIGLDIEPQEQVLRLAALAEKAGMDGLVCSALEATALKTAHPSLQLVTPGIRPAGSAQDDQRRILTPRQALDAGSDYLVIGRPISQAADPAQALASVVAEIA
- a CDS encoding response regulator is translated as MNSLMHNTQMTATDEPKDDKRWSIRALIVDDDVPIRELMIDYLARFNIHASGVTDGAAMRQAMQAEHFDVVVLDLMLPGEDGLSLCRWLRAESDIPILMLTARCEPTDRIIGLELGADDYMAKPFEPRELVARIQTILRRVRDDRTEQRANIRFDNWRLNSVLRQLIADDGLVVPLSNAEFRLLWVFIERPRRVLSREQLLDAARGRSIEAFDRSIDLLVSRLRQKLGDDPKAPQLIKTVRGEGYLFDARDIG